A window from Desulfuromonas acetoxidans DSM 684 encodes these proteins:
- a CDS encoding substrate-binding domain-containing protein: MAFSQSVATAPVTFQGGLHRPVKIVTIYPDQQASSYWRRNLVSMTARLEELNIRYKWTHFSSQAHQTRLQEQQLAKALQLKPDFLVINIDSSRIRKLLGRVLYRGTPKIIVPNQTIPNTQWQDYPPLLYTGFDHEEGSRMLATHLFDTYGNDARYAIICGTNGQVSQLRTQGFHQIAIDRQAPPPLVEFFTDQTPDKIYRAASDIVNSYNQVDFIFCTTTDIALNTSRALKDLGRKDAIAINGWGGGEKELEALQQGDLAATVMRMNDDSGVSIAEAVKFVLEDRQQQIPRLFCGTMKLLSAANLCQIEDLRKQAFRYSEAQ, translated from the coding sequence TTGGCGTTCTCACAAAGCGTCGCAACCGCTCCGGTCACTTTCCAGGGCGGCCTCCATAGGCCGGTAAAAATCGTCACGATTTATCCTGACCAACAAGCGTCCAGTTACTGGCGACGCAACTTGGTCAGCATGACGGCACGCCTTGAAGAATTGAACATTCGCTATAAATGGACCCATTTTTCAAGTCAAGCGCATCAAACCCGACTTCAGGAACAGCAACTTGCCAAAGCATTGCAGCTTAAACCGGATTTTCTGGTGATCAACATTGATTCCTCTCGCATTAGAAAGTTGCTCGGCCGCGTTCTTTATCGTGGCACACCGAAAATCATTGTCCCGAACCAGACCATCCCCAACACCCAGTGGCAGGACTACCCGCCACTGCTGTACACCGGCTTCGACCATGAAGAAGGGTCTCGTATGCTGGCAACCCATCTATTTGACACATACGGCAATGACGCACGTTATGCCATTATCTGCGGCACCAACGGCCAGGTCAGCCAGCTCAGAACACAAGGGTTTCATCAAATCGCGATCGATCGTCAGGCCCCGCCGCCTCTGGTGGAGTTTTTTACCGATCAGACTCCGGACAAAATCTACCGGGCCGCCAGCGACATCGTTAACAGCTACAACCAAGTGGATTTCATTTTTTGCACCACAACCGATATTGCGTTAAACACCAGTCGAGCGCTAAAAGATCTGGGCCGAAAAGACGCCATCGCCATCAATGGCTGGGGAGGCGGCGAAAAGGAACTCGAAGCACTGCAACAAGGCGACCTTGCCGCAACAGTAATGCGCATGAACGACGACAGCGGCGTTTCGATTGCAGAAGCGGTCAAATTTGTGCTCGAAGATCGACAGCAGCAGATTCCTCGACTATTCTGTGGAACGATGAAACTTCTCAGCGCCGCAAATTTGTGTCAGATTGAGGATCTCAGGAAACAGGCGTTTCGCTACTCGGAGGCGCAATGA